A DNA window from Solanum lycopersicum chromosome 3, SLM_r2.1 contains the following coding sequences:
- the LOC101245045 gene encoding uncharacterized protein translates to MAAATTSYLSNLEHGFSSKPRFRRPLIPSNTAPRILAMAPKKKVNKFDDNWKKQWFGAGLFYEGSEQVEVDVFKKLEKRKVLSTVEKAGLLSKAEELGFTLSSIEKLGLFSKAEELGLLSLLEKSASFSPAALASAALPILVAAILTIVFIPDDTVGLVAAQAVLAGALGLTAVGLFVGSVVLDGLQEAD, encoded by the exons ATGGCGGCTGCAACAACTTCTTACCTGAGTAACTTGGAGCATGGCTTTAGTTCCAAGCCCCGATTTCGCCGCCCCTTAATTCCCTCCAATACCGCTCCGCGAATATTGGCCATGGCTCCTAAAAAGAAG GTGAACAAGTTTGATGACAATTGGAAAAAGCAATGGTTTGGAGCGGGACTATTCTACGAGGGCAGCGAACAAGTGGAAGTTGATGTGTTCAAAAAATTGGAGAAGCGAAAAGTTTTGAGCACTGTGGAGAAAGCTGGCCTTCTATCAAAGGCCGAAGAACTAGGATTTACACTCTCATCCATAGAAAAATTAGGGCTATTTTCAAAGGCCGAAGAACTCGGGCTGCTCAGTTTGCTGGAGAAGTCAGCTAGTTTCTCTCCTGCTGCTTTGGCATCGGCAGCTCTTCCAATTCTAGTGGCAGCTATTTTAACAATCGTTTTCATCCCCGATGATACCGTGGGTCTTGTGGCGGCCCAGGCTGTTTTGGCTGGAGCCCTCGGGTTGACTGCAGTCGGGTTGTTTGTTGGGTCAGTGGTTTTGGATGGGTTGCAGGAGGCTGATTGA
- the LOC101251766 gene encoding probable polygalacturonase At1g80170, producing the protein MVIMKMLISIFVASLLPSLIYSAPDFPVFNVVDYGAVGDGLTDATNAFIKTWEATCTSSFSSPIMYVPSENTFLLHPIKLEGPCVSAGLTVEINGNITAPREPSRWRCYDKRCDKWIHFKHANGLTVRGNGTINGRGYNWWNVNDRLRPTAFEISHSENISLTGLRFIDSPRMHVHFEKSKSARVTNITIDAPGESPNTDGIHVSGSSDVIIDHCQIGTGDDCISIVDGCSHLNISNIICGPGHGISIGSLGKHGSNDNVEDIFVSDVLFISSTNGARIKTWQGGKGHASNIIFERIRTQDSYNPIIIDQFYCDGEYCTEHDSAVKVSNVTFRHVQGTSQGEFAVKLDCSASVPCTGIVLEDIDIRSGYENQARVYTSNVQGIVMGLTIPQTHF; encoded by the exons ATGGTCATTATGAAGATGCTAATCTCAATCTTTGTTGCTTCGCTTCTGCCTTCACTGATTTATTCAGCTCCAGATTTTCCAGTCTTTAATGTTGTTGATTATGGTGCAGTTGGTGATGGCTTAACCGATGCAACCAAT GCTTTCATCAAAACATGGGAAGCAACATGTACATCATCGTTTTCTTCTCCGATAATGTACGTACCTTCTGAAAATACGTTCTTGCTTCATCCTATAAAATTGGAGGGCCCTTGCGTATCAGCAGGCCTCACTGTTGAG ATAAACGGAAATATAACTGCACCTAGAGAACCTTCGAGATGGAGGTGTTACGACAAACGTTGTGATAAGTGGATCCATTTTAAACATGCCAACGGCCTTACGGTACGTGGGAATGGAACAATTAATGGTCGTGGATACAATTGGTGGAATGTAAAT GACCGCCTGAGGCCAACT GCTTTTGAAATTTCACATTCAGAAAACATCAGTCTAACGGGACTGAGATTTATCGATAGCCCTCGCATGCATGTTCATTTTGAGAAATCGAAATCTGCCAGAGTCACAAACATAACCATTGATGCACCAGGAGAGAGTCCTAATACTGACGGTATTCATGTTTCAGGCAGCAGCGATGTTATCATTGATCACTGTCAAATTGGAACTG GAGATGATTGTATCTCAATTGTTGATGGATGTTCCCATCTGAATATCAGCAACATAATATGCGGACCAGGACATGGTATAAG TATTGGAAGTCTAGGCAAGCATGGATCTAATGACAATGTTGAAGACATTTTTGTTAGTGATGTCCTGTTCATAAGTTCTACAAATGGTGCTCGAATTAAGACATGGCAG GGAGGCAAAGGTCATGCTAGTAACATAATTTTCGAGAGAATAAGGACGCAAGATTCGTATAACCCTATTATTATCGATCAATTCTATTGTGATGGGGAATATTGTACAGAACAT GATTCAGCAGTAAAGGTTAGTAATGTTACTTTTAGACATGTACAAGGAACATCCCAAGGGGAATTTGCTGTGAAGCTGGATTGCAGCGCGTCAGTTCCCTGTACGGGTATAGTATTGGAGGACATAGATATCCGTTCAGGTTATGAAAATCAGGCTAGAGTATATACGAGTAATGTACAAGGAATTGTTATGGGTCTAACCATTCCTCAAACTCACTTTTGA
- the LOC101251463 gene encoding protein NRT1/ PTR FAMILY 4.6: protein MDHEQGFTMWEGYVDWRNRAAIKECHGGAVAASFVLVVEILENLAYLANASNLVLYLSKFMNFSPSASANIVTNFMGTSFFLALLGGLSSDFFSTYYIYIISATIEFMGLLMLTLQACIPSLRQPICASVNRNAPCKEVGGGHIAMLFSGLYLVALGVGGIKGSLPSHGAEQFDENTPQGRKHRSSFFNYYIFCLACGALIAVTLVVWIEDNKGWQWGFGISTVAILSSIVIFLLGSRTYRIKVPTGSPMTTIFKVLVAAFSNSLFPKNSIGNVLDTRETPQYTTEISAEEGHGDLNTEIQTEMKDLKSIAKATVENATYPSLQCTVKQVQDVKIVVQVVPIFMSTVMLNCCLAQLSTFSVQQAATMNTYIGALKVPPASLPIFPVIFTMILAPVYNHMIIPFARAVTKSEMGITHLQRIGTGLFLSVVAMAVAALVEMKRKRVAEQSGLMNSTEPLPITFLWVALQYLFLGSADLFSLAGLMEFFFTEAPLSMRSLTTALSWASLAMGYYLSSVIVSIVNHITGRFQQTPWLYGSNLNHYHLERFYWLMCILSGLNFFHYLLWATRYKYRSTKPDDERDQLDNTPSSDVQMLKTKRNKRQGSE, encoded by the exons ATG GATCATGAGCAGGGTTTCACCATGTGGGAAGGCTATGTGGACTGGAGAAACAGGGCAGCCATTAAAGAATGTCATGGTGGAGCTGTTGCTGCCTCCTTTGTATTGG TGGTGGAGATTTTGGAGAACTTAGCATACCTGGCAAATGCGAGCAATCTAGTCCTTTATTTATCGAAGTTCATGAATTTTTCTCCATCTGCTTCAGCCAACATAGTTACAAACTTTATGGGAACTTCTTTCTTCCTTGCTCTACTTGGCGGACTCTCATCTGATTTCTTCTCCACCTATTACATCTATATCATAAGTGCAACAATAGAATTTATG GGACTATTAATGCTGACATTGCAAGCTTGCATACCTTCCCTGAGGCAGCCCATCTGTGCATCAGTAAACAGAAACGCCCCATGCAAAGAAGTAGGTGGTGGCCACATAGCAATGTTATTTTCTGGCCTCTACCTGGTGGCCTTGGGTGTTGGAGGGATAAAAGGTTCACTTCCTTCACATGGAGCGGAGCAATTCGATGAGAATACGCCACAAGGAAGGAAGCACAGATCTAGCTTTTTCAATTATTACATCTTCTGTCTTGCTTGTGGAGCACTGATTGCAGTGACATTAGTAGTGTGGATAGAAGATAATAAAGGCTGGCAGTGGGGCTTCGGTATCTCAACCGTAGCTATATTGAGCTCAATTGTCATTTTCCTCCTCGGATCTAGGACTTACAGGATCAAAGTTCCCACAGGAAGCCCAATGACAACCATTTTTAAG GTTCTTGTGGCGGCATTTTCCAACTCTCTATTCCCTAAGAACTCTATTGGTAATGTGTTAGACACGAGGGAAACCCCCCAATACACAACTGAGATTAGTGCGGAAGAAGGACATGGAGATCTAAACACAGAAATTCAAACTGAAATGAAGGACCTCAAATCCATTGCTAAAGCAACAGTGGAGAACGCTACCTACCCATCACTGCAATGCACAGTCAAACAAGTACAAGACGTGAAAATAGTCGTCCAGGTCGTGCCAATATTTATGTCTACCGTTATGCTTAACTGTTGCCTTGCTCAGCTTTCCACATTTTCGGTACAACAAGCAGCCACTATGAACACATATATTGGAGCTCTAAAAGTTCCACCAGCTTCTCTTCCAATATTTCCAGTCATATTCACAATGATACTGGCACCTGTATATAACCATATGATAATCCCCTTTGCCAGGGCAGTGACTAAGAGCGAAATGGGCATTACTCATCTACAACGGATTGGAACCGGGCTATTCCTATCAGTTGTAGCTATGGCTGTTGCAGCTCTGGTGGAGATGAAGCGGAAGAGGGTTGCCGAACAATCTGGATTAATGAATTCAACTGAACCACTGCCTATCACATTTCTTTGGGTAGCATTGCAATATCTGTTCCTGGGATCAGCTGATCTCTTCAGCTTAGCTGGCCTAATGGAATTCTTCTTCACTGAGGCCCCTTTAAGCATGAGGTCATTGACAACAGCACTCTCTTGGGCATCACTAGCCATGGGTTACTACCTTAGCTCGGTGATTGTATCAATAGTAAACCATATAACAGGTAGATTTCAGCAAACACCTTGGCTCTACGGGAGTAATTTGAATCATTATCACCTTGAAAGGTTTTATTGGCTAATGTGCATATTAAGTGGATTAAATTTCTTCCATTATCTCCTATGGGCCACTCGGTACAAATACAGATCAACAAAGCCTGATGACGAGAGAGACCAACTTGATAACACACCATCAAGTGATGTTCAAATgctaaaaacaaaaagaaataagaggCAGGGATCTGAGTAG